The following coding sequences lie in one Euhalothece natronophila Z-M001 genomic window:
- a CDS encoding amidohydrolase family protein, translated as MYNGLLVIDADAHKLENPLIMRDYLEAEYRDRIGLVVDSLGDQRARVVDWNPQTKENDLVRMFPKPQGLGKGGFRTLHPETTLGAMFNKIRLEHMDQEGIDIHAIYGSLNLIFSSILDKDLAIALCKAYNNYMADDCKGYNNRLQPIGVISLQDVDEAVKEMYRCVNELGMISVAVAPNLPIPHPKAPDAFPEVRTCKAISHPDFRPILQAAVDLDIGLGIHGGPGSDMVGGIADHMETFILHHIFVQRNQQQLALARMVFDGAFEEFPNLRVGFLEGGCGWIPDLAHAFHEHWEKRIRDFDPKNPYRPSLMDFTKLMVQERGGENNVNIISQARNLFDLLWNKQTDPSKIEDDSLYEHYHLRDRDPLDYFKRGQIFASFESDDPGPSYLPQAMGEMGKQIACFSGDYGHWDGVLKDCVSDAANIADYDRDYLGRLLGGNALKFYGQRLRNVIPENLAVAATY; from the coding sequence ATGTATAACGGTTTATTAGTTATTGATGCGGATGCCCATAAGTTAGAAAATCCGCTCATTATGCGCGATTATTTAGAAGCTGAATATCGCGATCGGATCGGCTTAGTGGTGGATAGCTTAGGGGATCAACGGGCGCGAGTGGTGGATTGGAATCCACAAACCAAGGAAAATGATTTGGTGCGGATGTTTCCAAAACCCCAAGGTTTAGGGAAAGGAGGCTTTCGGACGCTTCACCCTGAAACAACCTTAGGGGCGATGTTTAATAAAATTCGTCTCGAACACATGGATCAGGAAGGGATTGATATTCATGCTATTTATGGATCACTCAATCTCATTTTTTCTAGCATTCTTGATAAAGACCTAGCTATTGCCCTATGTAAGGCTTACAATAACTACATGGCCGATGATTGTAAGGGGTATAATAATCGCTTACAACCCATTGGGGTGATTTCCTTACAAGATGTGGATGAAGCGGTGAAAGAAATGTACCGTTGTGTCAACGAATTGGGGATGATCTCGGTGGCAGTTGCGCCGAATCTCCCCATTCCTCATCCCAAAGCCCCGGATGCTTTCCCTGAGGTTCGCACTTGTAAGGCAATTTCTCACCCTGATTTCCGTCCTATTTTACAAGCAGCAGTTGATCTCGATATTGGGCTAGGCATTCATGGCGGTCCCGGTTCTGATATGGTCGGTGGCATTGCCGATCACATGGAAACCTTTATTCTCCACCATATTTTTGTCCAACGGAATCAGCAGCAGTTGGCGTTAGCACGGATGGTGTTTGATGGGGCATTTGAAGAGTTCCCTAATCTTCGTGTTGGCTTCTTAGAAGGGGGATGTGGTTGGATTCCTGATCTTGCCCATGCGTTTCATGAACACTGGGAAAAACGGATTCGCGACTTTGATCCCAAAAATCCCTATCGCCCCTCTTTAATGGATTTTACCAAGTTAATGGTTCAAGAACGTGGTGGTGAGAATAACGTGAATATTATCTCCCAGGCGCGAAACTTGTTTGATCTGTTGTGGAACAAGCAGACTGATCCCAGCAAAATTGAGGATGACAGTCTCTATGAACATTATCACTTGCGCGATCGCGATCCCCTGGATTATTTCAAACGGGGACAGATTTTTGCCTCCTTTGAATCTGATGATCCCGGCCCCTCCTATCTTCCCCAAGCTATGGGCGAAATGGGTAAACAGATTGCTTGCTTCTCAGGAGATTATGGTCACTGGGATGGCGTATTAAAAGACTGTGTTAGCGACGCTGCCAACATTGCTGACTATGATCGCGATTACCTAGGACGATTACTAGGCGGTAACGCCTTAAAATTCTATGGTCAACGTTTGCGGAACGTAATTCCCGAAAATCTTGCAGTTGCCGCCACCTACTAA
- a CDS encoding alpha/beta hydrolase, with protein sequence MEIKYCQHPDGTQIAYRHHPASSEQNHQPGLLFLPGYGSDMEGTKATTIFSWAKQQGVQATLMDYGGHGNSSGEFREGTLGQWTNHARYILETITSGPQILIGSSMGGWIMMLLALQYPQRISGLMGIATAIDFISELVLPNLSEQQKEALKVKGETILDYSGLPLTQRYVEEAVSHNLLKNKHLHDLTCPVTLIHGLQDSVIPWRWSCQLQQELGSDEVTLVVIKQGNHRLSDPQSLDLLVDNLARLWKRASTPFPDSL encoded by the coding sequence ATGGAAATCAAATATTGCCAACATCCTGATGGCACTCAAATCGCTTATCGTCATCATCCTGCCTCCTCTGAACAAAATCATCAGCCAGGACTCTTATTTCTCCCTGGGTATGGTTCAGATATGGAGGGAACCAAGGCGACTACAATCTTTTCTTGGGCAAAGCAACAAGGGGTTCAAGCAACTTTAATGGATTATGGGGGGCATGGTAACTCTAGCGGTGAATTTCGGGAAGGAACATTAGGTCAATGGACAAATCATGCCCGTTATATCTTGGAAACAATCACCTCAGGGCCACAAATTTTGATCGGTTCTTCCATGGGAGGCTGGATCATGATGTTGTTGGCACTACAATATCCACAACGGATTTCTGGTTTAATGGGGATTGCCACTGCCATTGACTTTATCTCGGAGTTGGTTCTACCGAATCTGAGTGAGCAGCAAAAGGAAGCGTTAAAAGTCAAAGGCGAAACAATCCTCGATTATAGTGGTTTACCGCTAACCCAGCGTTATGTGGAGGAAGCAGTGAGTCATAATCTCTTGAAAAATAAACATCTCCATGACCTTACTTGTCCTGTCACTTTAATTCATGGCTTGCAGGATAGTGTCATTCCTTGGCGGTGGAGTTGTCAGTTGCAACAAGAATTAGGGAGTGATGAGGTGACGCTGGTTGTAATCAAACAGGGAAATCATCGACTTTCTGACCCGCAAAGCCTTGATCTTCTCGTGGATAATTTAGCAAGACTTTGGAAAAGGGCTAGCACTCCTTTTCCTGATTCCCTGTAA
- a CDS encoding YciI family protein encodes MPLFVKIEKGIVDKPTFDQYVPDHVAYVKDLISKGYSARSGYWGDYGGGMLLFEAASLEEAQTIVENDPLVKNGCVSYELHEWRIVVE; translated from the coding sequence ATGCCGTTATTTGTAAAAATTGAAAAAGGAATTGTTGATAAACCGACCTTTGATCAATATGTTCCTGATCATGTTGCCTATGTGAAAGACTTAATTAGCAAAGGGTATTCTGCTCGTAGTGGTTATTGGGGAGATTATGGGGGAGGGATGCTTTTATTTGAAGCCGCGAGTCTAGAAGAGGCTCAAACTATTGTCGAGAATGATCCCCTTGTAAAAAATGGTTGTGTCAGTTATGAACTCCATGAGTGGCGAATTGTGGTGGAGTAA
- a CDS encoding carbohydrate ABC transporter permease, which yields MAVAQSEKTVQTSSSKPKLPKRNIALGIGIIFVVIFCLAPAMWQLLTSFKVNEAITSIPNVYLPSPDQLTFEHYTNLFERRPFARYIFNSFFVAAISTLVALATGAPAAYALARLKIPGQRLIILLTIIVTLFPYILLFLGLFEVVRALGLGNNYLALIIPYAGRNLPLTILVLRSFFQQLPKELEDSAKVDGYNTVQTLMRIVLPMTVPALVTTGILAFIFAWNEFIFALTFISRDAMKTIPVGTAEIGGTAIFEIPYGPIAAATVAGTIPLVLLVLFFQRRIVQGLTAGAVKG from the coding sequence ATGGCAGTTGCACAATCAGAAAAGACAGTTCAAACCTCCTCCTCCAAACCGAAACTTCCTAAGAGAAATATTGCCTTAGGTATCGGCATTATCTTTGTCGTAATCTTTTGTTTAGCCCCAGCAATGTGGCAGCTTTTAACCTCTTTTAAGGTCAATGAGGCAATTACCAGTATTCCGAATGTTTACTTACCCAGTCCTGACCAGCTTACCTTTGAACATTACACCAACTTATTTGAACGTCGTCCCTTTGCTCGTTATATTTTTAATAGTTTCTTTGTTGCTGCCATCTCTACTTTAGTCGCACTTGCCACTGGCGCACCAGCCGCTTATGCCTTGGCTCGCCTGAAGATTCCAGGACAACGACTTATTATTTTACTGACCATTATTGTTACGTTATTTCCCTATATTTTACTCTTTCTTGGACTCTTTGAAGTGGTTCGCGCATTAGGGTTAGGAAATAACTATCTGGCTCTGATTATTCCGTATGCTGGGAGAAACTTACCCCTAACCATTTTAGTTTTAAGAAGTTTCTTCCAACAGTTACCAAAAGAATTAGAAGATTCTGCGAAAGTTGATGGTTATAATACAGTACAAACCTTAATGCGAATTGTTTTACCCATGACGGTTCCTGCTTTAGTCACGACAGGAATTCTCGCCTTTATTTTTGCGTGGAATGAGTTTATTTTTGCCCTAACTTTTATTAGTCGTGATGCTATGAAAACAATTCCAGTGGGAACAGCAGAAATTGGTGGCACAGCTATCTTTGAAATTCCTTATGGACCCATTGCGGCGGCGACCGTTGCTGGGACAATTCCCTTAGTTTTATTAGTGCTATTCTTCCAGCGTCGGATTGTTCAAGGCTTAACCGCAGGCGCAGTTAAAGGATAA
- a CDS encoding 2'-5' RNA ligase family protein yields the protein MSNKQLCFIALLPPPIVQAEANAIKDHFATAYESSHAKNSPPHITLQPPFKWNKNELSHLKTTLRDFSHCQPAIPVTLSGFGAFPPRVIYIHVEKTPELLKIQSSLLVYLEQQLGLVDSIAQSRPFVPHMTVAFRDLSKANFHQAWQFYKQQPFEYQFTVNELTLLLHNGKFWEIEETFSFSPNI from the coding sequence GTGAGTAATAAACAACTGTGCTTTATTGCACTCCTTCCTCCTCCTATAGTTCAAGCAGAAGCCAATGCGATTAAAGATCATTTTGCAACTGCTTATGAAAGTTCCCATGCCAAAAATTCTCCTCCCCATATTACCCTACAACCCCCATTTAAATGGAATAAAAACGAGCTGAGCCACCTTAAAACGACTCTCAGGGATTTTTCCCATTGCCAACCTGCTATTCCTGTTACTTTATCAGGTTTTGGCGCTTTTCCTCCTCGTGTCATTTATATTCATGTTGAGAAAACCCCAGAACTTTTAAAAATTCAAAGCTCTTTGTTAGTCTATTTAGAGCAACAGCTGGGGTTAGTTGATTCCATCGCCCAATCTCGACCATTTGTTCCTCATATGACAGTTGCCTTTCGAGACTTAAGTAAAGCCAACTTTCATCAAGCATGGCAATTTTATAAGCAGCAACCATTTGAGTACCAATTTACTGTGAATGAATTAACTCTCCTTCTGCACAATGGTAAATTTTGGGAGATAGAAGAAACCTTTTCCTTTTCCCCTAATATTTAG
- a CDS encoding ABC transporter substrate-binding protein produces the protein MNKIKDLLLNFFPLAMGKRLKSAIIFLAIVISIPLLIVAVRSQQPVTIDVLVWAVESEQMEDIVADFNEDNPDININVIEGPNETDQVEDLYTASFLLGDSPYDLVYMDIVWTPKFAAAGWLKDLSEYVSEEELDEFLEGDVNGGMYQGKLYRMPFRTDAGMLYYRSDLLEEAGYDPPETFSDLMEISQSLQAEEKAPWGYTWQGRQYEGISAMFVEVLAGFDAFWIDPDTLEVGLDEPNAIEAAQFLKSTIEEGVSPPGVTTYEEEDTRRLFENGETVFLRNWPYVYGLAADSDIAGKFDIQPMVSTPEGRSGACQGGWGFGIAESTNHPDEAWEVIEYFTKAETQKRYALEEGQTPTRRELFEDPELVEEYEYLPELLEVLQNAVLRPAIAQYPQASDILQRYLSAAISGTMTPERAMNAAARETRRLLERS, from the coding sequence ATGAATAAAATCAAAGACTTGCTCTTAAATTTTTTCCCTCTAGCTATGGGGAAAAGGCTGAAATCTGCAATTATCTTCTTGGCAATAGTTATCTCCATTCCTTTGCTTATTGTTGCCGTACGCAGTCAACAGCCCGTGACCATTGATGTTTTAGTCTGGGCGGTAGAAAGTGAGCAAATGGAAGATATTGTTGCTGATTTTAATGAAGATAATCCTGATATTAATATCAATGTGATTGAAGGGCCCAACGAAACCGACCAAGTGGAAGACCTATACACCGCCTCTTTCTTATTAGGAGATTCTCCCTATGACTTGGTTTATATGGATATTGTTTGGACTCCTAAATTTGCCGCCGCAGGTTGGTTAAAAGACCTCTCAGAATATGTGTCAGAGGAAGAATTAGATGAGTTTTTAGAGGGAGATGTCAATGGCGGGATGTATCAAGGAAAACTCTATCGGATGCCTTTTCGCACTGATGCGGGAATGCTTTATTACCGTAGCGACTTGCTAGAAGAAGCTGGCTATGATCCTCCAGAGACATTTTCTGATTTAATGGAAATTTCTCAATCTCTACAAGCAGAAGAAAAAGCCCCTTGGGGTTATACCTGGCAAGGGCGACAGTATGAAGGGATTTCTGCCATGTTTGTGGAGGTTTTAGCTGGGTTTGATGCCTTTTGGATTGACCCTGACACCCTAGAAGTGGGACTTGATGAACCCAATGCTATTGAAGCAGCCCAGTTTCTAAAAAGCACTATTGAAGAAGGGGTGTCTCCGCCAGGGGTTACGACTTATGAAGAAGAAGATACTCGCCGTCTATTTGAGAATGGAGAAACAGTTTTCCTCAGAAATTGGCCCTATGTTTATGGGTTAGCAGCTGATTCAGACATTGCTGGTAAATTTGATATTCAACCGATGGTAAGTACCCCAGAAGGGCGCAGTGGTGCTTGTCAAGGTGGTTGGGGCTTTGGCATTGCTGAGAGTACCAATCATCCTGATGAAGCCTGGGAAGTGATTGAATACTTTACGAAAGCGGAAACACAAAAACGCTATGCCCTAGAAGAGGGACAAACTCCCACTCGACGGGAGTTATTTGAGGATCCTGAATTAGTGGAAGAATATGAGTATCTTCCTGAGTTACTAGAAGTTTTACAGAATGCAGTGTTACGTCCCGCGATCGCGCAATATCCTCAAGCCTCTGATATTTTACAGCGTTATCTCAGTGCCGCTATTTCTGGAACCATGACCCCTGAACGGGCAATGAATGCAGCCGCTAGAGAAACCCGTAGGTTATTAGAACGTTCTTAG
- a CDS encoding ABC transporter ATP-binding protein encodes MAKLQLKNLRKEYNPKTVPIQDLSVDVEDGEFLTFVGPSGCGKSTTLRMIAGLEEPTKGNVIINGQSVNNVPPGERNVAMVFQSYALYPHMTVADNIASPLKIRKTPSGEIQKRINEVVQKLDLEQSLLDRKPGQLSGGQRQRVAVARALVREPEVFLLDEPLSNLDALLREQVRSQLKQIFKSQNKPVVYVTHDQTEAMTLSTRIALLNDGVLQQLDTPHQIYNYPANTFVAGFIGSPQMNLMTLNCQEKQAMLGEFGINLPPLENIPSQIMLGIRPEDVRLATEGDQQVVKGKVILVEDLGKEQLLTVAVEGSEDKELRSLVPADQTWDSDQVALALPPDSLHWFDVNSGQRLNHSL; translated from the coding sequence ATGGCAAAACTACAACTCAAAAATCTTCGCAAAGAATACAACCCAAAAACCGTTCCCATTCAAGACTTATCGGTAGATGTGGAAGATGGTGAATTTTTAACCTTTGTTGGCCCCTCTGGCTGTGGCAAATCAACCACTTTACGGATGATTGCTGGCTTAGAAGAACCGACAAAAGGCAATGTCATTATTAATGGTCAGTCTGTGAATAATGTGCCGCCGGGGGAACGTAATGTTGCCATGGTGTTTCAAAGTTATGCCCTTTATCCTCACATGACTGTTGCTGACAATATTGCCTCGCCGCTAAAAATTCGGAAAACCCCTAGTGGCGAAATTCAAAAACGGATTAATGAGGTGGTGCAAAAGCTAGACTTAGAACAAAGCCTTCTCGACCGTAAACCCGGACAACTTTCAGGGGGACAACGGCAGCGCGTGGCTGTAGCAAGGGCTTTAGTGCGAGAACCTGAGGTCTTTTTATTAGATGAACCCCTTTCTAACTTAGATGCTTTATTACGGGAACAAGTCAGGTCACAACTGAAACAAATTTTTAAGTCGCAGAATAAGCCCGTGGTTTATGTGACTCATGACCAAACCGAAGCCATGACGCTTTCAACGCGCATCGCGTTACTCAATGATGGGGTGTTACAACAACTAGATACCCCTCACCAAATTTATAACTACCCTGCAAATACCTTTGTTGCTGGCTTTATTGGCAGTCCGCAAATGAACCTGATGACCTTAAATTGTCAGGAAAAACAAGCCATGTTAGGAGAGTTTGGGATTAATCTTCCGCCTTTAGAAAATATCCCCTCACAGATTATGCTGGGCATCCGTCCTGAAGATGTCCGTTTAGCGACAGAAGGGGATCAGCAAGTGGTAAAAGGAAAAGTGATCCTAGTAGAAGACTTAGGAAAAGAACAACTTTTAACCGTTGCTGTCGAGGGGTCAGAAGATAAGGAACTGCGAAGTTTAGTTCCTGCGGATCAAACTTGGGATAGTGACCAAGTGGCGTTAGCCCTTCCTCCCGATTCTCTCCATTGGTTTGATGTAAATAGTGGTCAACGTTTGAACCATTCTCTCTGA
- a CDS encoding Npun_F5560 family protein, translating to MSQAEPSDLENLQAEVTRLKEELTLRDQLVEQLSQELFRLFKDNSNFAVSNQDTEQSLSQIDRLKAQIAEIDEQVQFYQKQIETRNAEIEQLQTKVKTLTERNKNLEQMLEELPQVYRQKFTQRMQPIKDKVESLQQENQQLQAKLQALTYRLAVRNRSHNDNQVDLPDFQQTDSSQFSNRGNV from the coding sequence GTGAGTCAGGCTGAACCTTCCGATTTAGAAAACCTCCAAGCTGAAGTTACCCGCCTTAAAGAAGAACTTACATTGCGAGATCAACTTGTCGAGCAGCTCTCGCAAGAACTATTTAGGCTTTTCAAGGATAACTCTAACTTCGCTGTCTCTAACCAAGACACAGAACAGTCTTTATCGCAAATTGATCGATTAAAAGCACAAATTGCTGAAATTGATGAACAAGTTCAATTTTATCAAAAGCAAATTGAGACTCGTAATGCTGAAATTGAGCAACTACAAACTAAGGTCAAAACCCTCACTGAAAGGAATAAAAACTTAGAACAAATGCTTGAAGAGTTACCCCAAGTCTATCGCCAAAAGTTTACTCAGCGAATGCAACCTATTAAAGACAAAGTTGAAAGCCTACAACAGGAGAACCAGCAACTACAGGCAAAATTACAAGCTCTAACCTATCGCTTAGCGGTGAGAAACCGCTCTCATAACGATAATCAAGTTGATTTACCTGATTTCCAGCAAACTGACTCTAGCCAATTTTCTAATCGTGGGAATGTATAA
- a CDS encoding carbohydrate ABC transporter permease, giving the protein MKTKSIRQQEQLTGWLISLPAIVLILLVFAYPIGQAFWLSLFAENLGTQLEPVFNGLDNYARMFGDGRFWNSIGNTSIFTVISLFFELVLGILVALVLDQQFRGRGIVRTIGILPWALPTAVMGLAWEWIFNDQYGVANDILRAIGVGDYEVNWLGEPGLAMVALIVADVWKTTPFIAVIVLAGLQAISQDLYEAHSIDGANPFQNFFKITLPLITPQIIIALLFRFAEAFGIFELVFVMTGGGPAGSTEMVSIYIYQTVMRYLDFGYGASLIVVTFLILLIVVALVGWLLSRMQVNVTGEQ; this is encoded by the coding sequence ATGAAAACTAAATCAATTCGACAGCAAGAACAACTGACTGGTTGGTTAATTTCCTTACCAGCTATCGTTTTAATCCTTTTAGTCTTTGCTTATCCCATTGGACAGGCTTTTTGGTTAAGTCTTTTCGCAGAAAACTTAGGAACGCAACTAGAACCAGTTTTTAATGGCTTAGACAACTATGCCCGAATGTTTGGCGATGGGCGGTTCTGGAATAGTATTGGCAATACCAGCATCTTTACCGTTATTTCTCTATTTTTTGAACTGGTATTGGGTATCTTAGTCGCCCTGGTTTTAGATCAACAATTTCGGGGTCGTGGCATTGTGCGAACTATTGGCATTCTCCCTTGGGCGTTACCCACTGCCGTAATGGGACTGGCTTGGGAATGGATTTTTAATGACCAATATGGGGTGGCTAATGACATTTTACGCGCGATCGGGGTTGGGGACTACGAGGTGAACTGGTTAGGAGAACCGGGGCTTGCTATGGTCGCCTTAATTGTTGCCGATGTTTGGAAAACCACTCCTTTTATCGCCGTCATTGTCCTGGCAGGATTACAAGCCATTTCCCAAGATTTATATGAAGCTCATTCGATTGATGGGGCAAACCCATTTCAGAACTTTTTTAAGATTACCTTACCCTTAATTACTCCCCAAATTATTATTGCCTTACTCTTCCGTTTTGCTGAAGCCTTTGGCATTTTTGAGTTAGTGTTTGTGATGACAGGTGGGGGACCAGCTGGTTCTACAGAAATGGTTTCTATTTATATTTATCAAACCGTGATGCGCTATCTTGACTTTGGCTATGGGGCATCGTTAATTGTTGTTACCTTTTTAATTTTATTAATCGTCGTTGCCCTCGTCGGTTGGCTACTTTCACGGATGCAAGTTAATGTAACAGGAGAACAATAA
- a CDS encoding lipopolysaccharide assembly protein LapA domain-containing protein: MKRLAIITAFLIIAIGMVIISVISIQNISAISVQFLIYRSVQIPFGVLLVFSFSVGLVLGAILPALFPVKSSKY, encoded by the coding sequence ATGAAAAGACTCGCAATCATTACTGCTTTTTTAATCATTGCTATTGGCATGGTAATCATATCAGTTATTTCTATCCAAAATATTAGCGCAATCTCGGTGCAATTTTTAATTTATCGCTCTGTACAAATTCCGTTTGGGGTTCTTTTAGTCTTTAGTTTCAGCGTGGGCTTGGTTTTGGGGGCTATTCTTCCTGCTCTATTTCCCGTTAAGAGTTCTAAATATTAG